A genomic segment from Segniliparus rotundus DSM 44985 encodes:
- the purF gene encoding amidophosphoribosyltransferase produces MTTAPDPLENPPGEECGVFGVWAPGEDVAKLSYYGLHALQHRGQEAAGIAVSDGSRILVVKDLGLVSKVFDESSLSTLTGHIAIGHCRYSTTGAPVWENAQPVFRTVASGGCLALGHNGNLVNTLELLERSTASPSLLRVDPRNYNRDTVGTDSDLICGLLARMADDPQLELEDLGGRTAIERAALKLLPTLRGAFCLTFLDENTLYAARDPWGVRPLCLGRLERGWVLASETSALDIVGASFVRDIEPGELLAIDMDGVRSTRFANPQPKGCVFEYVYLARPDSVIAGRSVHAARVEIGRRLAEEHPVDADLVIPVPESGTPAAIGYAQGSGIPYGQGLTKNAYVGRTFIQPSQTIRQLGIRLKLNPMREVIRGKRLVVVDDSIVRGNTQRALVRMLREAGAVEVHVRIASPPVRWPCFYGIDFPSTTELIANGADGPEGMLEGVRRSIRADSLGHISLEGLVAATEQPLTRLCTACFNGVYPIQLPDEAALGKSVLEGQVG; encoded by the coding sequence GTGACCACTGCTCCGGACCCCCTTGAGAACCCTCCTGGCGAAGAATGCGGCGTCTTCGGCGTCTGGGCCCCGGGGGAGGACGTCGCGAAACTCTCCTACTACGGCTTGCACGCCCTGCAGCACCGAGGCCAAGAGGCGGCGGGGATCGCGGTCTCCGACGGCAGCCGCATCCTCGTGGTCAAAGATTTGGGCCTCGTCAGCAAGGTGTTCGACGAGTCCTCGCTCTCCACGTTGACCGGGCACATCGCCATCGGGCACTGCCGCTACTCGACCACCGGGGCCCCGGTGTGGGAAAACGCGCAGCCGGTGTTCCGCACCGTCGCCTCCGGCGGGTGCCTCGCCTTGGGCCACAACGGCAACTTGGTCAACACCCTGGAACTCCTCGAGCGCAGCACGGCCAGCCCGAGCCTGCTGCGGGTCGACCCCAGGAACTACAACCGGGACACTGTCGGCACGGACTCGGACCTCATCTGCGGACTGCTCGCCCGCATGGCGGACGACCCGCAGCTCGAACTCGAGGACCTGGGCGGGCGCACCGCGATCGAGCGGGCGGCCTTGAAGCTGCTGCCCACCCTGCGGGGCGCTTTCTGCTTGACCTTCCTCGACGAGAACACCCTCTACGCGGCCCGAGACCCGTGGGGGGTGCGCCCGCTGTGCCTGGGCCGGTTGGAGCGCGGCTGGGTGTTGGCGAGCGAGACCAGCGCGTTGGACATCGTCGGGGCCTCGTTCGTGCGGGACATCGAGCCGGGCGAGCTGCTGGCCATCGACATGGACGGGGTCCGCTCCACCCGGTTCGCGAACCCCCAGCCCAAGGGCTGCGTCTTCGAGTACGTGTATCTCGCCCGCCCCGACTCGGTCATCGCCGGGCGCTCCGTCCACGCGGCGCGGGTGGAGATCGGCCGCCGCCTCGCCGAAGAGCACCCGGTGGACGCGGACCTCGTGATCCCCGTGCCCGAGTCCGGCACCCCCGCCGCCATTGGCTACGCCCAGGGCTCCGGCATCCCCTACGGGCAAGGGCTCACCAAGAACGCGTATGTCGGGCGCACCTTCATCCAACCGTCGCAAACCATCCGCCAGCTCGGCATTCGGCTCAAACTCAATCCGATGCGCGAGGTCATCCGGGGCAAACGCCTCGTGGTGGTGGACGACTCGATCGTGCGGGGCAACACGCAACGGGCTTTGGTGCGGATGCTGCGCGAGGCGGGGGCTGTCGAAGTGCATGTGCGGATCGCGTCGCCGCCGGTGCGCTGGCCGTGCTTTTACGGCATCGACTTCCCGAGCACGACCGAGCTCATCGCCAACGGGGCGGACGGGCCCGAGGGGATGCTCGAAGGCGTCCGTCGTTCGATCCGCGCCGACTCGCTCGGCCACATTTCGCTCGAAGGGCTCGTGGCCGCGACCGAGCAACCGCTCACCCGGCTCTGCACGGCCTGCTTCAACGGGGTCTACCCGATCCAGCTGCCCGACGAGGCCGCATTGGGCAAGTCGGTGTTGGAAGGCCAGGTCGGTTAG
- a CDS encoding MarR family winged helix-turn-helix transcriptional regulator, translating into MSTRIGNDPGAGFIPPRWLDEREAAAWRGFLDMRAVLMARLGRELQRRDGLSESDYGVLVELSEAAEPRLRPGELAARLGWEKSRLSRQVARMQRRGLVRRDDCPADGRGAFVVLARAGREAVERAAPRHVRDVRRWFVEALAPDQLDAMAEISAAVLRRLREDEAEEGSPASGTRGRLIAAQPARQLGDLL; encoded by the coding sequence ATGTCAACTAGAATCGGAAACGATCCCGGCGCCGGGTTTATTCCGCCCCGGTGGCTCGACGAGCGCGAGGCCGCCGCCTGGCGCGGCTTCCTCGACATGCGCGCTGTGCTGATGGCGCGTCTGGGGCGCGAGCTGCAACGGCGCGACGGACTGTCCGAGTCGGACTACGGCGTGCTCGTGGAGCTGTCTGAGGCTGCCGAGCCCCGGCTTCGCCCCGGCGAGCTCGCGGCGCGGCTCGGTTGGGAGAAAAGCCGCCTCTCGCGCCAGGTCGCCCGGATGCAGCGCAGGGGCTTGGTGAGGCGGGACGACTGCCCGGCCGACGGCAGGGGGGCGTTCGTCGTGCTCGCCCGGGCCGGGCGCGAGGCCGTCGAGCGCGCCGCGCCGCGCCATGTCCGCGACGTCCGCCGCTGGTTCGTCGAAGCCCTTGCCCCGGACCAGCTCGACGCGATGGCCGAGATTTCCGCCGCGGTCCTGCGCAGGTTGCGCGAGGACGAGGCCGAGGAAGGTTCGCCCGCGAGCGGAACGCGCGGTAGACTGATCGCAGCACAGCCCGCTCGTCAGCTTGGAGATCTTCTGTGA
- a CDS encoding pirin family protein: protein MPAITADVLTLPRIPAPDPATTTERPVRSVTTAPSGFEGEGFPVRRAFASVPAAALDPFIHMDQMGEVEYAPGEPKGTPWHPHRGFETVTYMIDGTFEHRDSNGGSGTILDGDTQWMTAGRGVLHIERPPEQLVASGGLFHGVQLWVNLPRAQKLVAPRYQDIRGKQAALAASPDGGALVRVIAGELAGQRGPGATSTPITMAHATISPGARLALPWRADFNALVYALAGTGSVGSEARPVRKGQLAVFGRGDVLTLAASAAQASAEPALEVLLLGGKPLREPMVQYGPFVMNTKEEVIQAFEDYQAGRFGVEPAEDPPRTV from the coding sequence ATGCCAGCCATCACCGCGGACGTTCTCACCCTGCCCCGGATTCCCGCCCCGGACCCGGCCACGACCACCGAGCGCCCGGTGCGGTCGGTGACCACCGCCCCCTCGGGGTTCGAAGGCGAAGGCTTCCCGGTGCGCCGGGCGTTCGCCTCCGTGCCCGCCGCAGCACTGGACCCGTTCATCCACATGGACCAGATGGGCGAGGTCGAATACGCCCCCGGCGAGCCGAAAGGCACGCCATGGCATCCGCACAGGGGGTTCGAGACCGTCACATACATGATCGACGGGACCTTCGAGCACCGCGACTCGAACGGCGGCAGCGGGACCATCCTGGACGGCGACACCCAATGGATGACCGCGGGCCGGGGAGTCTTGCACATCGAGCGCCCGCCCGAGCAGCTCGTGGCCTCCGGAGGGCTCTTCCACGGCGTGCAGCTCTGGGTGAACTTGCCGCGCGCGCAGAAACTCGTCGCGCCGCGCTATCAAGACATCCGGGGCAAACAGGCCGCTTTGGCCGCCTCGCCCGACGGCGGCGCGCTGGTGCGCGTCATCGCTGGCGAGCTCGCGGGACAACGGGGCCCAGGGGCCACCTCGACCCCGATCACCATGGCCCACGCCACGATCAGCCCCGGGGCCCGGCTCGCCCTGCCGTGGCGCGCGGACTTCAACGCCCTGGTGTACGCGCTGGCCGGAACCGGGTCCGTCGGCAGCGAGGCCCGGCCCGTCCGAAAGGGCCAGCTCGCCGTGTTCGGCAGGGGCGACGTGCTCACCCTCGCCGCGAGCGCCGCGCAAGCTTCCGCGGAACCAGCGCTCGAAGTGCTGCTCCTCGGCGGCAAACCGCTGCGCGAGCCCATGGTGCAGTACGGGCCGTTCGTCATGAACACGAAGGAGGAAGTGATCCAGGCCTTCGAGGACTACCAAGCCGGCCGGTTCGGCGTCGAGCCCGCCGAAGACCCGCCCCGCACCGTCTGA
- a CDS encoding AurF N-oxygenase family protein gives MKRRTWLAELDPVADEAYCERLATLSEGSVRRSFNPFTDIDWDSPEFAVTPNDPRWILPHADPIARTDWYQSLSEEQQIEVGMWRQATVAKTGLQFEVALIQGMVRYAVSLPNGSPEYRYCTHEVAEECNHNQMFQEMVNRIGVPVTGMGRFHQFLTSYGAQVLAELSPSAFFASVLAGEEPIDYVQKAILREGKALHPIMEHVMAIHIAEEARHISFAHEFLKLRTPRASRLKRFALSLAYPLIMRYVEELIVVPPKSFWDRFDIPKSVKKEIFWQSEESRDFRRRLLADSRALAHEMGIMNPVAKLLWRLLSIDGRPSRFRSEPQRRHFEPRAEKPALVA, from the coding sequence ATGAAACGGCGCACATGGCTGGCGGAGCTGGACCCCGTCGCCGACGAGGCCTACTGCGAACGACTGGCAACTCTTTCGGAAGGGTCCGTGCGACGGTCGTTCAACCCCTTCACAGACATCGACTGGGACTCGCCCGAATTCGCGGTGACCCCGAACGACCCGCGCTGGATCCTGCCGCACGCCGACCCGATCGCGAGGACCGACTGGTACCAGTCCCTCTCCGAGGAACAGCAGATCGAGGTCGGGATGTGGCGCCAGGCCACGGTCGCCAAGACCGGGCTGCAATTCGAAGTCGCCCTCATCCAAGGCATGGTGCGCTACGCGGTCTCGCTGCCCAACGGCTCGCCCGAGTACCGGTACTGCACCCATGAGGTCGCCGAGGAGTGCAACCACAACCAGATGTTCCAGGAGATGGTCAACCGCATCGGCGTCCCCGTGACCGGCATGGGCAGGTTCCACCAGTTCCTCACCAGCTACGGGGCCCAAGTCTTGGCGGAGCTGTCCCCCTCGGCCTTCTTCGCCTCGGTGCTCGCCGGGGAAGAGCCGATCGACTACGTCCAAAAAGCCATCCTGCGCGAAGGCAAAGCCCTGCACCCGATCATGGAGCACGTCATGGCGATCCACATCGCCGAGGAGGCCCGGCACATCTCGTTCGCGCACGAGTTCCTGAAACTGCGCACTCCCCGCGCGAGCCGCCTCAAGCGGTTCGCGCTGTCCCTCGCCTACCCGCTCATCATGCGCTACGTCGAGGAGCTGATCGTGGTGCCGCCGAAGTCCTTCTGGGACCGGTTCGACATCCCCAAGTCTGTGAAGAAAGAAATCTTCTGGCAGTCCGAGGAGTCCCGCGATTTCCGCCGCCGCCTGTTGGCGGACTCGCGCGCGCTGGCGCACGAGATGGGCATTATGAACCCGGTCGCGAAACTGCTCTGGCGACTGCTGTCCATCGACGGGCGCCCGTCGCGGTTCCGCAGCGAGCCGCAGCGCCGCCACTTCGAGCCTCGGGCTGAAAAACCCGCCCTCGTGGCCTGA
- a CDS encoding FAD-dependent oxidoreductase — protein sequence MPHVITQSCCSDGSCVFACPVNCIHPTPDEPGFLTAETLHIDPAACVDCGACVHACPVDAIAPDSKLTAEQLPFLEINASFFPKGSRKAWFSPMLAPIPEAPRLRPRRTPLRVAVVGSGPAGMYAADELLTQAGVEVNVFDKLPTPYGLVRAGVAPDHQRTKHIAKLFDQIADQKGFAFYLNVEVGRDITHEELLRHHHAVVYAVGACSDRRLNIPGEELPGSFTATEFVAWANAHPEQAELPVQLDHERAVIVGNGNVALDVARILTMDPRALAATDISSAALAALRTSSVREVVLVGRRGPEFSAFTMPELIGLTNSAQVVLDPPARALVRQALASAEDPVRTEKLGLLATLATRPSGSGRHIRLRYRLTPVRVVGQDRVERVEFSATNTAFAADSDEAERSPEPTSMAAGLFVTSIGYRALPVRDLPFDESAAVVPNKDGRVVEPGTGEAKPGAYVVGWIKRGPSGFIGTNKSCSRETVRALVDDYNNGLLPDPPERPSQLEKLVRARQPETVNRQGWHKIDAAEIARGRAADRVRDKFSTTAQMLAAANARP from the coding sequence ATGCCGCACGTCATCACCCAGTCCTGCTGTAGCGACGGGTCCTGCGTTTTCGCCTGCCCCGTGAACTGCATCCACCCCACCCCGGACGAACCGGGCTTCCTGACGGCGGAGACGCTGCACATCGACCCCGCCGCCTGCGTGGACTGCGGGGCCTGCGTGCACGCCTGCCCGGTGGACGCGATCGCGCCCGACTCGAAGCTCACCGCCGAACAGCTGCCTTTCCTCGAAATCAACGCGTCGTTTTTCCCGAAGGGGAGCCGCAAAGCGTGGTTCAGCCCCATGCTGGCCCCCATCCCCGAAGCGCCGAGGCTCCGGCCGCGCCGGACCCCGCTGCGGGTCGCTGTGGTCGGATCGGGACCGGCAGGCATGTACGCGGCGGACGAGCTGCTGACGCAGGCGGGCGTCGAGGTGAACGTCTTCGACAAACTGCCGACGCCGTACGGGCTGGTGCGCGCGGGCGTCGCCCCGGACCATCAGCGCACGAAACATATCGCGAAACTTTTCGACCAGATCGCCGACCAAAAAGGCTTCGCCTTCTACCTGAATGTCGAGGTCGGGCGCGACATCACCCATGAGGAGCTGTTGCGCCACCACCACGCGGTGGTCTACGCCGTCGGCGCCTGCTCCGACCGCCGCCTGAACATCCCCGGGGAGGAGTTGCCGGGCAGCTTCACCGCGACAGAATTCGTCGCTTGGGCCAACGCCCACCCGGAGCAGGCCGAATTGCCCGTCCAGTTGGACCACGAGCGAGCGGTCATCGTCGGCAACGGGAATGTGGCGCTCGACGTCGCCCGCATTCTGACCATGGACCCGCGCGCCCTCGCGGCCACCGACATCTCCTCCGCCGCGCTGGCGGCGCTGCGCACCAGCAGCGTGCGCGAAGTGGTCCTCGTCGGACGACGGGGGCCGGAGTTCTCCGCGTTCACCATGCCCGAGCTCATCGGCCTGACCAACTCGGCACAGGTGGTGCTCGACCCACCGGCGCGCGCGCTGGTGCGCCAAGCCCTCGCGAGCGCCGAGGACCCTGTCCGCACAGAGAAATTGGGGCTTTTGGCCACCCTGGCGACCCGGCCCTCCGGCTCCGGCCGCCACATCCGGCTGCGCTACCGGCTCACCCCCGTGCGGGTTGTCGGGCAGGACCGGGTGGAGAGGGTCGAATTCTCTGCGACGAACACGGCCTTCGCGGCCGACAGCGACGAAGCCGAACGGTCCCCCGAGCCGACAAGCATGGCGGCGGGGCTCTTCGTCACCTCGATCGGCTACCGGGCCTTGCCGGTGCGCGACCTGCCTTTCGACGAGTCAGCGGCGGTCGTCCCGAACAAAGACGGGCGGGTTGTCGAGCCTGGCACAGGCGAGGCGAAACCCGGGGCCTACGTGGTCGGGTGGATCAAACGCGGCCCCAGCGGGTTCATCGGCACCAATAAAAGCTGCTCCCGCGAAACCGTGCGAGCGTTGGTCGACGACTACAACAACGGGCTGCTGCCCGATCCTCCCGAACGCCCCTCGCAGCTGGAAAAACTGGTCCGCGCGCGACAGCCGGAAACCGTCAACCGCCAAGGCTGGCACAAAATCGACGCGGCGGAGATCGCCAGGGGCCGGGCGGCGGACCGGGTCCGGGACAAATTCAGCACGACGGCGCAGATGCTCGCCGCCGCGAACGCCCGGCCGTGA
- a CDS encoding alpha/beta hydrolase, translating into MSAPFTRALLEKLDPSVLSTAAQALQSRAGKIADEQAQFPKRLRFPAGGQEWTGAASDALRERAEGFGRTYGAEHAMLLHAAETYKQAGGYLSESANTARQFVAGVEGMAMFVASPDGSQTWDCGEPFEVAQDFAVHVKPGSVPSGAPWQVGQLLQFKAQELTQDLKNLVGQLEDLGREWGAKVREAMDFNSLALDANGHPYTPYDPDKTAHDTAKGIADGVIPIPKDPYVLRDLWSKLNEDEKNNIYKRYPDIGNHGGIPVDPPDHLGRDHYNKENLKRIRAEKQAQLDDLNRHAPDWGPDNLPMGSAAYQDWKRKTDELRHEIDGLDNLKRTLGNSNPPRFLTFVDGKGHAALAINNSDYAKKVDTFVPGTGQDLSRMGICDGHAQDMEIAARNADPTLKAGDVSVTTWMCYDRPMTAYDPITGQLDGSDQWAGDPKFAKDGAPYLSEYQAGIRASHDDEHLGRAHQTVIGHSYGASVVGAAATGGNHLDADAVIQVGSPGAFAASASELDLNPNARVFDALAENDVIKVANAGDGVGVHPLGVDPHTWTDVTKFKTDPGPDGYGTGLSLDAHSSYFEPGSEGLKNIGKIIDGQEPEHE; encoded by the coding sequence ATGAGCGCCCCGTTCACCCGCGCCCTGTTGGAGAAACTGGACCCTTCCGTGCTCAGCACGGCGGCGCAGGCGTTGCAGTCTCGGGCGGGGAAGATCGCGGACGAGCAGGCGCAGTTCCCCAAGCGTCTGCGTTTTCCCGCTGGCGGGCAGGAGTGGACCGGCGCGGCCTCGGACGCGCTGCGAGAGCGCGCGGAGGGCTTCGGGCGCACCTACGGCGCAGAGCACGCAATGCTGCTCCACGCCGCCGAGACGTACAAGCAGGCAGGCGGGTACTTGTCGGAGTCCGCGAACACCGCGCGCCAGTTCGTCGCCGGGGTGGAGGGGATGGCGATGTTCGTGGCCTCGCCGGACGGGTCGCAGACCTGGGACTGCGGGGAGCCGTTCGAGGTCGCCCAGGACTTCGCCGTGCATGTCAAACCCGGTTCGGTCCCGTCTGGGGCTCCGTGGCAGGTCGGGCAGCTGCTCCAGTTCAAGGCTCAAGAGCTGACCCAAGACCTTAAAAACCTCGTCGGGCAGCTCGAAGACCTCGGTCGCGAGTGGGGCGCGAAGGTCCGCGAGGCGATGGACTTCAACAGCCTCGCGTTGGACGCGAACGGCCACCCCTACACACCGTACGACCCGGACAAAACGGCCCACGACACCGCGAAAGGGATCGCGGACGGTGTCATACCGATTCCCAAAGACCCGTATGTGCTGCGGGATCTGTGGTCGAAGCTCAATGAGGACGAGAAAAACAACATCTACAAGCGGTACCCCGATATCGGCAACCATGGGGGCATCCCTGTCGACCCGCCCGACCACCTCGGGCGCGACCACTACAACAAGGAGAACTTGAAGAGGATTCGCGCCGAGAAACAAGCGCAGTTGGACGATTTGAACCGGCACGCGCCTGACTGGGGGCCGGACAACCTCCCGATGGGCAGCGCCGCGTACCAGGACTGGAAGAGGAAAACAGACGAGCTGCGACACGAGATCGACGGCCTGGACAACCTCAAACGGACTTTGGGCAATAGCAACCCGCCGCGATTCCTCACCTTCGTGGACGGCAAAGGGCACGCCGCCCTCGCCATCAACAACTCGGACTACGCCAAAAAAGTGGACACCTTCGTCCCAGGGACCGGGCAAGACCTCTCACGAATGGGCATCTGCGACGGACACGCACAGGATATGGAGATAGCGGCGCGAAACGCAGATCCGACCTTGAAGGCCGGTGACGTCTCGGTGACGACGTGGATGTGCTACGACCGGCCCATGACCGCTTACGACCCGATCACCGGCCAGTTGGACGGCTCCGACCAATGGGCCGGTGACCCCAAATTCGCCAAAGACGGAGCGCCGTACTTGAGCGAGTACCAGGCGGGCATCCGCGCCTCGCACGACGACGAGCACCTAGGCCGCGCCCACCAGACGGTCATCGGGCACAGCTACGGCGCCTCCGTCGTCGGCGCTGCCGCCACCGGGGGAAACCATCTCGACGCAGACGCGGTGATACAGGTCGGCTCCCCAGGAGCGTTCGCCGCAAGCGCGAGCGAGCTCGACCTCAACCCCAACGCGAGGGTCTTCGACGCGCTCGCGGAAAACGACGTCATCAAAGTGGCGAACGCCGGGGACGGCGTCGGCGTCCACCCCCTCGGTGTTGACCCCCACACTTGGACCGACGTCACCAAGTTCAAAACCGACCCAGGGCCAGACGGGTACGGAACCGGCCTGAGCCTCGACGCGCACAGCAGCTACTTCGAACCAGGCAGCGAAGGCTTGAAAAACATCGGCAAAATCATCGACGGACAAGAACCGGAGCATGAATGA
- a CDS encoding helix-turn-helix domain-containing protein codes for MVERAIRGLDLDALVRAREKRRMTRADLARLTGLSTSTIQKWESGATSPNIETLAKAAAALGVPMRRIIKVPTKRRTLADWRRLSGLSRTKLARAAGLTTPALAALERGESQLTDEKADRIAPHLKATHAQLHAAWQRARERPPGTPA; via the coding sequence ATGGTAGAGCGCGCCATACGTGGCCTCGACCTCGATGCGCTCGTGCGAGCGCGTGAAAAACGGCGCATGACACGCGCCGACTTGGCCCGCCTCACCGGCCTTTCAACCTCGACCATCCAGAAATGGGAGAGCGGGGCGACATCCCCGAATATCGAGACCTTGGCGAAAGCCGCCGCAGCGCTCGGTGTCCCAATGCGCCGCATCATCAAAGTCCCCACCAAACGGCGCACACTGGCAGACTGGCGGCGCCTTTCCGGGCTCAGCCGAACCAAACTTGCCCGAGCAGCCGGTCTCACCACGCCCGCTCTCGCAGCCCTTGAACGAGGCGAAAGCCAACTCACCGACGAGAAGGCCGACCGAATCGCACCACACCTGAAAGCCACACACGCCCAGCTCCACGCCGCATGGCAGCGCGCCCGCGAACGGCCACCAGGCACACCGGCCTAG
- the mshD gene encoding mycothiol synthase has translation MDDLVREELPNGTRRLFARDAQGGEAGFAVIEPGRPGQPAMVEVQVRPEHRSCGLGGRLVRAALDEAGPGAYLWDHENSPASQAIVRRNGLVPVRTLCQMRRWLAYPPLPEPVFPDGVSVRQYQGPQDDEELLRVNNAAFDWHPEQGGWSIEKLRERLAQPWVDPAGIFLARDEQDRLIGFHWTRTHPQTQTEHKLGEVYVLGVDPACHCKGLGKALTLVGLRHLRDQGLAQAKLYVEQTNAPALATYRGLGFTVHAQDVAYVRG, from the coding sequence ATGGACGACCTCGTGCGCGAAGAGCTGCCCAATGGGACGCGGCGGCTCTTCGCGCGGGACGCGCAGGGCGGCGAAGCGGGCTTCGCCGTCATCGAGCCGGGCCGGCCCGGCCAACCGGCCATGGTCGAGGTCCAGGTCCGTCCGGAGCACCGCTCCTGCGGCCTCGGCGGCAGGCTGGTCCGCGCCGCCCTGGACGAAGCCGGCCCGGGAGCCTACCTGTGGGACCACGAGAACAGTCCCGCCTCGCAGGCCATCGTCCGCCGCAACGGCCTCGTGCCCGTGCGCACCCTGTGCCAGATGCGCCGATGGCTCGCCTACCCCCCGCTGCCCGAACCCGTGTTCCCCGACGGCGTGTCGGTTCGCCAGTACCAAGGCCCCCAGGACGACGAAGAGTTGCTGCGAGTGAACAACGCCGCGTTCGACTGGCATCCGGAGCAGGGCGGATGGAGCATCGAGAAACTGCGGGAACGGCTCGCGCAGCCGTGGGTCGACCCGGCGGGGATCTTTTTGGCCCGCGATGAGCAGGACCGCCTGATCGGTTTCCACTGGACCAGGACCCATCCGCAGACGCAGACCGAGCACAAGCTCGGCGAGGTCTATGTCCTCGGGGTGGACCCGGCATGCCACTGCAAGGGCTTGGGCAAGGCGCTCACCTTGGTCGGGCTGCGCCACCTGCGGGACCAGGGGTTGGCCCAGGCCAAGCTTTACGTCGAGCAGACGAACGCCCCGGCGCTCGCGACCTATCGGGGGCTGGGGTTCACCGTCCACGCGCAGGACGTCGCGTACGTCCGAGGGTGA
- a CDS encoding winged helix-turn-helix transcriptional regulator, whose protein sequence is MDLLFMSADPRPEAALPALGLLAHSVRVIVPDFSALVDVGPVDVVIVDARTDLGSARGLCRVLAGGGTSPVLTALFQEGGLVALSSDWGIDDFFLASIGPAELDARLRLLRGRAAVSSGSDKVTLGELVIDEGTYTARLRGKTLDLTYKEFELLKYLCQHAGRVFTRAQLLQEVWGYDFFGGTRTVDVHVRRLRAKLGPEYEALIGTVRNVGYKAVRPNVRSKDRRRDDDQAEESAEESEAVEQAAR, encoded by the coding sequence ATGGACCTGTTGTTCATGAGCGCCGACCCTCGTCCAGAGGCCGCCCTCCCCGCATTGGGCTTGCTCGCCCACAGCGTGCGGGTCATCGTGCCGGACTTTTCCGCATTGGTCGACGTCGGTCCGGTCGACGTCGTCATTGTCGACGCGCGGACCGATTTGGGGTCGGCACGGGGGCTTTGCCGGGTGCTCGCGGGCGGCGGGACCTCCCCGGTCCTCACCGCTTTGTTCCAAGAGGGCGGATTGGTGGCCTTGTCCTCGGACTGGGGCATTGACGATTTCTTCCTGGCGAGCATCGGCCCTGCCGAGCTCGACGCGCGGCTGCGCCTTTTGCGCGGCCGGGCCGCGGTGAGCAGCGGCTCCGACAAGGTGACGTTGGGGGAGCTGGTCATCGACGAGGGCACCTACACCGCTCGGTTGCGGGGAAAGACGCTCGATCTCACCTACAAAGAGTTCGAGCTGCTCAAATACCTCTGCCAGCACGCGGGCCGGGTCTTCACCCGCGCGCAACTGCTGCAAGAGGTGTGGGGGTACGACTTCTTCGGCGGCACCCGCACGGTGGACGTGCATGTGCGCCGTTTGCGGGCCAAACTCGGCCCCGAGTACGAGGCGCTCATCGGCACCGTGCGCAACGTCGGCTACAAGGCAGTGCGCCCCAACGTCCGCTCGAAAGACCGTCGTCGCGACGATGACCAGGCAGAAGAATCCGCAGAGGAAAGCGAAGCCGTCGAACAGGCGGCTCGCTGA
- a CDS encoding LmeA family phospholipid-binding protein: MWKKVLLGFALLCGVLVLADFLLAAHSEYRFSRAVRGASGLKGDPSVTISGFPFLWHSERGRYEKITIQAADVPLGGGRYADMEATLGEVSSAKRGFAILGADRLHVNFAKARTQLDARNLGRYLNIPDLRISSATARAQQMPYSFPLLRRTLTTYGVVLTGTIHLGDGFASRVAVRAAIWLEGQSVRIVPVSPYTGLEAPDAVPTPPGSESDVLNLFNITLPQLPLPFDIAAEQVSVVGSKIVVEGQTKEMDVTPQRFYFA, encoded by the coding sequence ATGTGGAAAAAGGTCCTTCTGGGCTTCGCGCTCCTGTGCGGGGTGCTCGTGCTCGCCGACTTTTTGCTCGCCGCGCACTCCGAATACCGCTTCTCCCGGGCGGTGCGGGGGGCCAGCGGCCTCAAAGGCGACCCCTCCGTCACCATCAGCGGATTCCCCTTCCTGTGGCACAGCGAACGCGGGCGGTACGAGAAGATCACCATCCAAGCGGCCGACGTGCCGCTCGGCGGGGGCCGGTACGCGGACATGGAGGCGACGCTGGGCGAGGTCTCCAGCGCGAAACGCGGATTCGCCATCCTCGGGGCCGATCGGCTCCATGTGAATTTCGCGAAGGCCCGCACCCAGCTCGACGCCCGGAACCTCGGCCGCTACCTGAACATCCCCGACCTGCGGATCTCCTCGGCCACAGCGCGCGCGCAGCAGATGCCGTACAGCTTTCCGCTGTTGCGCCGCACCCTCACCACCTATGGCGTGGTGCTGACCGGGACCATCCACCTCGGCGACGGCTTCGCCAGCCGGGTTGCCGTCCGCGCGGCGATCTGGCTCGAAGGCCAATCGGTGCGGATCGTGCCGGTGAGCCCCTACACGGGTTTGGAGGCCCCCGACGCCGTGCCCACCCCGCCGGGCTCGGAGTCCGACGTGCTGAACCTGTTCAACATCACCCTGCCGCAACTTCCGCTGCCATTCGACATCGCGGCGGAGCAAGTCAGCGTCGTGGGCTCGAAAATCGTGGTGGAAGGACAAACGAAGGAAATGGACGTGACCCCGCAACGGTTCTATTTCGCATGA